The proteins below are encoded in one region of Amycolatopsis acidiphila:
- the rplT gene encoding 50S ribosomal protein L20 codes for MARVKRAVNAQKKRRATLELASGYRGQRSRLYRKAKEQTLHSLNYAYRDRRARKGDFRQLWITRINAAARQNGVTYNRFIQGLKAAGVEVDRKVLADLAVNDATAFAALAEVAKQNVTTGPDSEKKSA; via the coding sequence GTGGCACGCGTCAAGCGGGCGGTCAACGCCCAGAAGAAGCGTCGCGCAACTCTCGAACTGGCCAGCGGCTACCGCGGTCAGCGTTCGCGGCTGTACCGCAAGGCCAAGGAGCAGACGCTCCACTCGCTCAACTACGCCTACCGGGACCGCCGCGCCCGCAAGGGTGACTTCCGCCAGCTGTGGATCACCCGCATCAACGCGGCCGCCCGGCAGAACGGCGTGACCTACAACCGGTTCATCCAGGGCCTCAAGGCCGCCGGTGTCGAGGTCGACCGCAAGGTGCTGGCCGACCTGGCCGTCAACGACGCCACCGCGTTCGCGGCGCTCGCCGAGGTCGCCAAGCAGAACGTGACGACGGGCCCGGACTCCGAGAAGAAGTCGGCCTGA
- the rpmI gene encoding 50S ribosomal protein L35 yields MPKMKTHSGTSKRVRVTGSGKLRRQKAGRRHLMEKKASKVTRRLEGTTEIAKNDAGRIKRLLGR; encoded by the coding sequence ATGCCCAAGATGAAGACGCACAGCGGGACCTCCAAGCGAGTCCGCGTGACCGGCAGCGGCAAGCTGCGCCGTCAGAAGGCCGGCCGCCGTCACCTGATGGAGAAGAAGGCCAGCAAGGTCACCCGCCGCCTGGAGGGCACGACCGAGATCGCCAAGAACGACGCGGGCCGGATCAAGCGGCTCCTCGGCCGCTGA
- the pheS gene encoding phenylalanine--tRNA ligase subunit alpha, translated as MSGANDKQDPQPADELKPETLQAAIKNAEAEFAQAADLDALAAVKPAHLGDHSPLLLARRAIGGLPKNEKAEAGKRVNEARQAIQGAFDRRRTVLQAERDEHVLREEAVDVTLPWDRVPRGARHPITTISERVADVFIGMGWEVAEGPELEAEWFNFDALNFGKDHPARQMQDTFYVGEPGSGLVLRTHTSPVQARTLLHRDLPVYVVCPGRTYRTDELDSTHTPVFSQVEGLAVDKGITMAHLKGTLDAFARAMFGERSKTRLRPHFFPFTEPSAEVDVWFEEKKGGPGWVEWGGCGMVNPNVLRACGVDPQVYSGFAFGMGLERTLQFRNGIPDMRDMVEGDVRFTLPFGTEA; from the coding sequence ATGTCCGGAGCCAACGACAAGCAGGACCCGCAGCCGGCCGACGAGCTGAAGCCGGAGACCCTGCAGGCCGCGATCAAGAACGCCGAGGCCGAGTTCGCCCAGGCGGCGGACCTCGACGCGCTGGCCGCCGTCAAGCCCGCGCACCTCGGCGACCATTCGCCGCTCCTGCTGGCCCGGCGCGCGATCGGCGGGCTGCCCAAAAACGAGAAGGCCGAGGCGGGCAAGCGGGTCAACGAGGCACGCCAGGCCATCCAGGGCGCGTTCGACAGGCGCCGCACGGTTCTGCAGGCCGAGCGCGACGAGCACGTGCTGCGCGAGGAAGCGGTCGACGTGACCCTTCCGTGGGACCGCGTGCCCCGCGGCGCCCGCCACCCCATCACGACCATCAGCGAGCGCGTGGCCGACGTCTTCATCGGGATGGGCTGGGAGGTCGCCGAAGGCCCCGAGCTCGAGGCCGAGTGGTTCAACTTCGACGCGCTGAACTTCGGCAAGGACCACCCCGCCCGCCAGATGCAGGACACCTTCTACGTCGGCGAGCCCGGCTCCGGCCTCGTCCTGCGTACCCACACCTCACCGGTGCAGGCCCGCACGCTGCTGCACCGCGACCTGCCCGTGTACGTCGTCTGCCCGGGCCGCACCTACCGCACCGACGAGCTGGACTCCACCCACACCCCCGTCTTCTCCCAGGTCGAGGGCCTCGCGGTGGACAAGGGCATCACGATGGCCCACCTCAAGGGCACCCTCGACGCCTTCGCGCGCGCGATGTTCGGCGAGCGGTCCAAGACCCGCCTGCGCCCGCACTTCTTCCCCTTCACCGAGCCCTCGGCCGAGGTCGACGTGTGGTTCGAGGAGAAGAAGGGCGGCCCCGGCTGGGTCGAGTGGGGTGGCTGCGGCATGGTCAACCCCAACGTGCTGCGGGCCTGCGGAGTCGACCCGCAGGTGTACTCCGGCTTCGCGTTCGGCATGGGCCTGGAGCGCACCCTGCAGTTCCGCAACGGCATCCCCGACATGCGCGACATGGTCGAGGGCGATGTCCGCTTCACCCTTCCCTTCGGAACGGAGGCATAG
- a CDS encoding TrmH family RNA methyltransferase, which yields MSANTTRPGADPFTERTPRVVAARRLTRRAEREKAGRFLAEGANAVGAALSRGRGFVHELFVTGRAEQAYPELVAAAREAGVRVSPVTDRAAVALSETVTPQGIVAVCDLVDRPLDGLLPTAAAAGPAAAGAPAAEAASPAPVAPAPAAAPSPGAPSPGAPSPDPAEPAAEAASPAPADPAPAAAAAGAAAPAPGAAVAGPAAPAPAARLVAVLVDVADPGNAGTVIRVADAAGADAVILAGDSVDPHNGKCVRASAGSLFHLPLARARDVHAALEACRAAGLRLLGAHGHAETELDSLPLDVPVAWVFGNEAHGLSAEVIASVDEGVRIPIYGRAESLNLATAAAVCLYGSAMALRRSSGG from the coding sequence CTGAGCGCGAACACCACCCGGCCCGGGGCGGATCCGTTCACCGAGCGGACCCCCCGGGTCGTTGCTGCGCGCCGCCTGACGCGGCGTGCGGAGCGGGAGAAGGCGGGCCGTTTTCTCGCGGAGGGTGCGAACGCCGTAGGCGCCGCGCTCTCCCGCGGCCGCGGCTTCGTGCACGAGCTGTTCGTGACCGGCCGCGCCGAGCAGGCGTACCCCGAGCTGGTCGCCGCCGCGCGTGAGGCGGGCGTCCGGGTCTCCCCGGTCACCGACCGCGCCGCGGTCGCCCTCTCGGAAACCGTGACCCCGCAAGGCATCGTCGCGGTCTGCGACCTGGTCGACCGCCCCCTCGACGGGCTGCTCCCCACGGCGGCCGCAGCGGGCCCGGCGGCTGCTGGGGCCCCGGCCGCCGAGGCGGCATCACCAGCTCCCGTTGCCCCAGCCCCCGCGGCGGCCCCATCCCCCGGGGCCCCATCCCCCGGGGCGCCGTCACCGGACCCGGCGGAGCCGGCCGCCGAGGCAGCATCGCCGGCTCCCGCCGACCCCGCCCCCGCGGCAGCCGCCGCCGGCGCCGCTGCCCCAGCCCCCGGGGCGGCAGTAGCGGGCCCGGCGGCCCCGGCCCCCGCGGCGCGCCTGGTCGCCGTCCTCGTGGACGTGGCCGACCCCGGCAACGCGGGCACCGTGATCCGTGTCGCGGACGCGGCCGGAGCGGACGCGGTGATCCTCGCCGGCGACAGCGTCGACCCCCACAACGGCAAGTGCGTCCGCGCCTCGGCCGGCAGCCTGTTCCACCTGCCCCTCGCCCGCGCGCGCGACGTGCACGCCGCACTCGAGGCCTGCCGCGCGGCCGGGCTGCGCCTGCTGGGCGCACACGGCCACGCCGAGACCGAACTGGACTCCCTGCCCCTGGACGTGCCCGTGGCCTGGGTTTTCGGCAACGAGGCGCACGGCCTGTCCGCCGAGGTGATCGCCTCGGTCGACGAGGGCGTCCGCATCCCGATCTACGGCCGGGCCGAGAGCCTCAACCTCGCCACGGCCGCCGCCGTCTGCCTCTATGGCAGCGCGATGGCCCTGCGCAGGTCGAGCGGAGGGTGA
- the infC gene encoding translation initiation factor IF-3, with translation MSSETRINDRIRVPEVRLVGPNGEQVGIVRIEDALRLAQEADLDLVEVAPQARPPVCKLMDFGKFKYESAQKARDSRRNQHLTVIKEQKLRPKIDQHDYETKKGHVSRFLSAGNKVKVTIMFRGREQSRPELGFRLLQKLADDVSELGYVESSPKQDGRNMIMVLAPHKNAKAKAKAVKEPVES, from the coding sequence ATCAGCTCCGAGACACGCATCAACGACCGCATCCGCGTTCCCGAGGTCCGGCTCGTCGGACCCAACGGTGAGCAGGTCGGTATCGTCCGGATCGAGGATGCGCTCAGGCTCGCCCAGGAGGCGGATCTCGACCTCGTCGAGGTCGCGCCACAGGCGCGCCCGCCCGTATGCAAGCTCATGGACTTCGGCAAGTTCAAGTACGAGAGTGCGCAGAAGGCCCGCGACTCGCGCCGCAACCAGCATCTGACCGTCATCAAAGAGCAGAAGCTGCGTCCCAAGATCGACCAGCACGACTACGAGACGAAGAAGGGGCACGTGTCCCGCTTCCTCTCCGCCGGGAACAAGGTGAAGGTCACCATCATGTTCCGCGGGCGTGAGCAGTCGCGGCCCGAACTCGGCTTCCGGCTGCTGCAGAAGCTCGCCGACGACGTGTCCGAGCTCGGTTACGTGGAGTCGTCGCCGAAGCAGGACGGCCGCAACATGATCATGGTGCTGGCGCCGCACAAGAACGCGAAGGCGAAGGCCAAGGCGGTCAAGGAACCGGTCGAGTCCTGA